In one window of uncultured Acetobacteroides sp. DNA:
- a CDS encoding TIM-barrel domain-containing protein has translation MQLKRLIGIFGLVALSGVAVAQLSEAALPNAASLTSQKKEGRWTFQSMGNGIVKATYLPNGYSRTQQISDAVTTKPQKVKVVSKGDRTKGFGTMMVTDNGSSFSLSDGSTALLSGLTALREGPSNGFSFELMPGEQIFGGGERAIPMNRRGYRLNLYNRPSYGYGVGEENLNYSLPFFMSSRGYGIFFDNPSKGFADIAKSDANRMSVGFESGELTFYLIQGNTPEEILKRYTSMIGTQPIPARWVFGSFMSRFGYRSEAQVRDIKAKMKAERIPMDAIIIDLFWFGDSIQNYVGNLDWVNRKAWPNPKQLIADFTADSINTVLITEPYTVRGTKYYEESAPFLAVDSLGKTYTLQNFYFGKGGIIDMFRNDSKDWFWSKYRRQMDIGVSGWWGDLGEPENHPADVYHNLKDLGYGNRLYAANEVHNIFGHFWNKMLFTKFAKEYPDVRLFNLNRAGYANSARYIIFPWSGDVGRHWSGFRAQLPIMLTMSMSNIPYIHSDAGGFTFAKQDNELYVRWMQMSAFSPILRPHGTALEGLNPELPQYPSEAALFAEPYKSIARRYIQMRYDLLPYNYTLGYDHMANAEPLVKPLFFRSFTDGDALKAEDQYMWGDALLISPVLDSAAASRKLYLPAGGEWYSYQNPQRVLAGGQWITEKVTLADMPIFVRGGSFIPTAPGLMNTKQYNPAKLVVTYYPSAKPSSYTLFDDDGKTNKSWERKQYELITFKADGKRTITIASNGGSYPGKPASRTLTLRVVNADKAPATVTINGKKVQPAFDAAGGMLTVTVPFNGKPTTVKY, from the coding sequence ATGCAGCTAAAACGTCTGATTGGCATTTTCGGGCTTGTTGCCCTTAGCGGGGTGGCCGTGGCTCAGCTGAGCGAGGCCGCACTGCCCAATGCAGCATCCCTTACCAGCCAAAAGAAGGAGGGCCGATGGACCTTCCAGAGTATGGGTAACGGAATCGTAAAGGCAACCTACCTGCCCAACGGCTACAGCCGTACCCAGCAAATTTCCGATGCCGTAACCACCAAGCCCCAGAAAGTAAAGGTGGTCTCGAAGGGGGATCGAACAAAGGGATTCGGCACCATGATGGTTACCGATAACGGTTCCTCCTTTTCGCTTAGCGATGGCAGCACGGCGCTCCTTAGCGGGCTAACCGCCCTTAGGGAGGGGCCGAGCAACGGCTTCAGCTTCGAGCTGATGCCCGGCGAGCAGATCTTTGGTGGTGGCGAGCGCGCCATCCCGATGAACCGCCGCGGGTACCGCCTTAATCTCTACAACCGTCCCAGCTACGGCTACGGGGTGGGCGAGGAGAACCTGAACTACAGCCTGCCCTTCTTCATGTCGAGCCGCGGCTACGGCATCTTCTTCGACAACCCCTCCAAGGGCTTTGCCGATATCGCCAAGAGCGATGCCAACCGCATGAGCGTGGGCTTCGAGAGCGGCGAGCTAACCTTCTACCTCATCCAAGGAAATACCCCCGAGGAGATTCTGAAGCGCTACACCTCGATGATTGGCACCCAGCCCATCCCGGCCCGCTGGGTGTTTGGCAGCTTCATGAGCCGCTTCGGCTACCGCAGCGAGGCGCAGGTGCGCGACATCAAGGCCAAGATGAAGGCCGAGCGCATCCCCATGGATGCCATCATCATCGACCTATTCTGGTTTGGCGATAGCATCCAGAACTACGTGGGCAACCTCGATTGGGTAAACCGTAAGGCGTGGCCCAACCCCAAGCAGCTGATTGCCGACTTTACGGCCGACAGCATCAACACGGTGCTCATCACCGAGCCATACACGGTAAGGGGAACCAAGTACTACGAGGAGTCGGCCCCATTCCTGGCCGTCGATAGCCTGGGCAAAACCTACACCTTGCAGAACTTCTACTTCGGCAAGGGCGGCATCATCGACATGTTCCGCAACGACTCTAAGGATTGGTTCTGGAGCAAGTACCGCAGGCAGATGGATATCGGCGTATCGGGCTGGTGGGGCGACCTGGGCGAACCCGAGAATCACCCTGCGGATGTGTACCATAACCTGAAGGATTTGGGCTACGGCAACCGCCTTTACGCGGCCAACGAGGTGCACAACATCTTTGGCCACTTCTGGAATAAGATGCTCTTCACCAAGTTTGCGAAGGAGTACCCCGATGTGCGCCTGTTCAACCTCAACCGCGCCGGGTACGCCAACAGCGCCCGCTACATCATCTTCCCCTGGAGCGGCGATGTGGGTCGCCACTGGTCGGGCTTCCGCGCCCAGCTGCCCATTATGCTCACCATGAGCATGAGCAACATCCCCTACATCCATAGCGATGCCGGCGGATTTACCTTTGCCAAGCAGGACAACGAGCTTTACGTGCGCTGGATGCAGATGTCGGCATTCTCGCCCATCCTGCGCCCCCATGGCACCGCGCTGGAGGGGCTCAACCCCGAGCTGCCACAGTACCCCAGCGAGGCCGCGCTCTTTGCCGAGCCCTACAAGAGCATCGCCCGTAGGTACATCCAAATGCGCTACGACCTGCTGCCCTACAACTACACCCTAGGCTACGACCACATGGCCAACGCCGAGCCGCTGGTAAAACCGCTCTTCTTCCGCAGCTTTACCGACGGCGATGCCCTTAAGGCCGAAGACCAGTACATGTGGGGCGATGCCCTTCTGATCTCGCCTGTGCTCGATAGCGCAGCCGCCTCGCGCAAGCTATACCTCCCTGCAGGAGGCGAGTGGTACAGCTACCAGAATCCGCAAAGGGTGCTTGCCGGTGGCCAATGGATCACCGAAAAGGTAACGCTTGCCGATATGCCGATCTTCGTTCGGGGAGGTTCGTTTATCCCAACGGCACCGGGGCTGATGAACACCAAGCAGTATAACCCCGCTAAGCTGGTGGTTACCTACTATCCATCGGCCAAGCCATCGAGCTATACCCTCTTCGACGACGACGGAAAGACCAACAAGAGCTGGGAACGCAAGCAGTACGAGCTCATCACCTTTAAGGCCGATGGCAAGCGTACCATCACCATCGCCAGCAACGGCGGAAGCTACCCCGGCAAGCCTGCCAGCCGCACCCTTACGCTAAGGGTGGTAAATGCTGATAAGGCACCTGCTACCGTTACCATCAACGGCAAAAAGGTGCAACCCGCATTCGATGCAGCAGGTGGAATGCTAACCGTAACGGTGCCATTCAACGGAAAGCCAACTACGGTGAAGTACTAA
- a CDS encoding ABC-F family ATP-binding cassette domain-containing protein, which yields MSAFLQVDNLSKSFGDLILFENLSFGINEGDRVALIARNGAGKTTLLSMIAGREGIDKGSVIFRNDIRVGYLEQSPEFRAGMSVLDAAFTSSSEAVHLIARYEEMVKHNQTDGLDEVLHQMDVLKAWDLEVKAKMILTQLKIDDFEQKVETLSGGQQKRVALANVLLNEPDFLILDEPTNHLDLEMVEWLEDYLAKTRITLLMVTHDRYFLDRVCNTILELDHGIIIPYRGNYSYYLEKREERLASFNAEVDKAQNLFRRELEWMRRQPSARGTKQKARIDSFYTLKDKASQKRNDGAIRLEVEASRLGSKIFEMNNVSKRFGDKVILDDLTYTFSRFEKLGVIGKNGTGKSTFLNTLVGTIRPDSGKIDIGETVVFGYYRQEGLQFDEQMKVIDAARQVAEVVKLGDGTNLTVSQFLNHFLFPPEVQHSYIYKLSGGEKRRLYLCTILMQNPNFLILDEPTNDLDIMTLQVLEDYLQSFTGCVIVVSHDRYFMDKVVDHIFAFDGDGEIKDFPGNYSDYREWAIQREQEQREAQKAAQQAAAAKEKPAVKETSRPRKMTFNEKREYERLEQEIADLETEKAQIEQQLNSGALSADELIEKSNRIGVVIDLIDEKSMRWLELSELA from the coding sequence ATGTCAGCATTTCTACAAGTCGATAACCTATCCAAGTCGTTTGGCGACCTAATCCTATTCGAGAATCTATCCTTCGGCATTAACGAGGGCGACCGCGTGGCCCTTATCGCCCGCAATGGGGCAGGGAAGACCACCCTGCTCAGCATGATAGCCGGCCGCGAGGGGATTGATAAGGGATCGGTCATCTTCCGTAACGATATCCGGGTAGGATACCTGGAGCAGAGCCCCGAGTTTAGGGCGGGGATGTCGGTGCTCGATGCCGCCTTCACCTCATCCAGCGAGGCGGTGCACCTGATTGCCCGCTACGAGGAGATGGTGAAGCACAACCAAACCGACGGGCTCGACGAGGTGCTGCACCAGATGGACGTGCTCAAGGCTTGGGACTTGGAGGTGAAGGCCAAGATGATCCTCACGCAGCTCAAGATCGACGATTTCGAGCAGAAGGTCGAAACCCTCTCGGGGGGGCAGCAGAAGCGCGTGGCGCTGGCCAACGTGCTGCTCAACGAGCCCGACTTCCTCATCCTCGATGAGCCCACCAACCACCTCGACCTCGAGATGGTGGAGTGGCTGGAGGACTACCTCGCCAAAACCCGCATCACCCTGCTCATGGTAACGCACGACCGCTACTTCCTCGATCGTGTCTGCAACACCATCCTCGAATTGGACCATGGCATCATAATACCCTACCGCGGCAACTACAGCTACTACCTCGAGAAGCGCGAGGAGCGCCTCGCCAGCTTCAACGCCGAGGTCGATAAGGCGCAGAACCTCTTCCGCCGCGAGCTGGAGTGGATGCGCCGCCAGCCATCAGCCCGCGGAACCAAGCAGAAGGCCCGCATCGACTCCTTCTACACGCTAAAGGATAAGGCTTCGCAGAAGCGCAACGACGGGGCCATTCGCCTAGAGGTGGAGGCGTCACGTTTGGGGAGCAAGATTTTCGAGATGAACAACGTCAGCAAGCGCTTTGGCGATAAGGTAATCCTCGACGATCTCACCTACACCTTCTCGCGCTTCGAGAAGCTGGGCGTCATCGGCAAGAACGGAACGGGTAAGTCCACCTTCCTCAACACGCTGGTCGGGACCATAAGGCCCGATTCTGGGAAGATCGATATCGGCGAAACCGTTGTGTTTGGCTACTACCGTCAGGAGGGCCTCCAGTTCGACGAGCAGATGAAGGTGATCGATGCCGCCCGCCAGGTTGCCGAGGTGGTAAAGCTGGGCGATGGCACCAACCTTACCGTATCGCAGTTCCTCAACCACTTCCTCTTCCCGCCCGAGGTGCAGCACAGCTACATCTACAAGCTAAGCGGGGGCGAGAAGCGCCGCCTGTACCTCTGCACCATCCTAATGCAGAACCCCAACTTCCTCATCCTCGACGAACCCACCAACGACCTCGACATAATGACGCTGCAGGTGCTCGAAGATTACCTCCAAAGCTTTACCGGCTGCGTAATCGTCGTTTCGCACGACCGCTACTTTATGGATAAGGTGGTAGATCACATATTCGCTTTCGATGGTGATGGCGAAATAAAGGACTTCCCCGGCAACTACAGCGACTACCGCGAGTGGGCCATCCAGCGCGAGCAGGAGCAGCGCGAAGCACAAAAGGCCGCCCAGCAGGCTGCCGCAGCAAAGGAGAAGCCCGCCGTTAAGGAAACCAGCCGCCCACGCAAGATGACCTTCAACGAGAAGCGCGAGTACGAGCGATTGGAGCAGGAGATTGCCGACTTGGAGACCGAAAAAGCGCAGATCGAGCAGCAGCTCAACTCAGGAGCGCTCAGCGCCGACGAACTCATAGAGAAGTCCAACAGAATTGGCGTAGTGATCGACCTTATTGACGAGAAATCTATGCGTTGGTTAGAGCTATCGGAGCTGGCGTAG
- a CDS encoding lipid A-modifier LpxR family protein — protein sequence MKNLLQTLKITILLCFFPFSGICQEKELASSFLLKLDNDYLSIKMRGSDRYYTCGILLEYASQARSRNIFDRIAIAPSDSSFQIRSISLDHQTYTPHHIGNSQLQVGDYPYVGLFVVNYGNRFLEKDYSFTSTLTLGIQGKAALSCEVQSFLHQKVFHSNIPQGWKYQLPNDIAACYTFSFDKKLYSTTRAEFLGNATLQFGTLHNTFKLGGLFRFGRFYNFFDPRAWLFTREKRFAKRQLYITVEPYLKFVQGNSLLEGGPTNAPGPAWGKPGAKYYHINRDQMERIVYGYSWTLCYVSRWYSIAFQEHLQSAEIKGLPAHEYGTVIFAIKL from the coding sequence ATGAAGAACCTGCTACAAACACTTAAAATCACAATCCTACTTTGCTTTTTCCCATTTTCAGGCATCTGCCAAGAAAAGGAGCTGGCATCATCGTTCTTACTTAAACTAGACAACGACTACCTGAGCATTAAAATGCGCGGTAGCGATCGATATTACACCTGTGGAATTCTTTTGGAGTATGCTTCACAAGCCAGAAGTAGAAATATCTTCGATAGAATTGCCATTGCTCCTTCTGATAGTTCTTTTCAAATTCGGTCTATTTCACTCGATCACCAAACCTATACTCCTCATCATATAGGTAATTCGCAACTCCAAGTTGGAGATTACCCCTATGTGGGACTTTTTGTGGTTAACTATGGCAATAGATTTTTAGAAAAAGACTACTCCTTCACCTCGACACTAACGCTTGGAATACAAGGCAAAGCAGCCCTTAGCTGCGAAGTTCAATCGTTCTTACACCAAAAGGTATTCCACTCAAACATTCCACAAGGATGGAAGTATCAGCTTCCAAATGACATTGCAGCGTGCTATACTTTTTCGTTTGACAAGAAGCTTTATAGCACAACACGCGCTGAATTTTTGGGTAATGCTACGCTACAATTTGGAACTCTTCATAACACCTTTAAACTCGGCGGGCTTTTTCGTTTTGGGAGATTTTATAATTTCTTCGATCCTCGTGCTTGGCTATTTACGAGGGAGAAACGCTTCGCAAAGAGACAACTTTACATTACAGTTGAGCCGTACCTGAAATTTGTTCAAGGAAACTCGCTGCTAGAAGGCGGACCTACAAATGCACCTGGACCTGCATGGGGGAAGCCTGGAGCGAAGTACTACCACATCAACCGCGACCAAATGGAGCGGATTGTATATGGTTATAGCTGGACCTTATGCTACGTTAGCCGATGGTATTCCATTGCATTCCAAGAGCACCTACAATCAGCAGAAATAAAAGGGTTGCCTGCTCACGAATATGGGACTGTGATATTTGCTATAAAGCTATAA
- a CDS encoding VOC family protein, giving the protein MEKKIFVNLPVKSLEASIAFFTNLGFFFNPKFTDENATCMVISENIFVMLLVEKFYKGFTVKEVCNTATHSEVILSIQINSKQEVDEFMEKVLSAGGIEPREPQVYDFMYGRSFQDCDGHLWEVFYMDESTMPQ; this is encoded by the coding sequence ATGGAAAAGAAAATCTTTGTGAATCTTCCTGTAAAGAGTTTGGAAGCCTCGATAGCGTTTTTCACCAACCTTGGATTCTTTTTTAATCCTAAGTTCACCGACGAGAATGCCACATGCATGGTTATCAGTGAGAATATTTTTGTGATGCTGCTTGTCGAAAAATTCTACAAGGGCTTTACGGTTAAGGAGGTTTGTAATACAGCAACACACTCGGAGGTGATTCTCTCAATTCAGATAAACAGCAAGCAGGAGGTGGATGAGTTCATGGAAAAGGTGCTGAGCGCAGGTGGCATCGAGCCTCGTGAACCTCAGGTATACGACTTTATGTATGGCCGCAGCTTCCAGGATTGCGATGGACACCTGTGGGAGGTTTTCTATATGGATGAGAGTACAATGCCGCAGTAG
- a CDS encoding isoprenylcysteine carboxylmethyltransferase family protein has protein sequence MDTSRKRIIPPIWLLILIFFTLYLLISIGITHFLSLPGHIPFPYYWSIAIGSILLLVGFCVLDSAIKTLTLRRASGKDIFKQKSESKLVTTGIYAHVRNPVYLGNTLMLWGWFFVLQFTVVLFLTILFMIHFCLVAKWEERELTERFGDDYLQYKKRVPFIIPSLKKR, from the coding sequence ATGGATACGAGTAGGAAAAGAATAATACCGCCTATTTGGCTGCTGATTTTGATCTTCTTTACGCTGTACCTGCTGATCTCAATTGGCATCACCCACTTTCTAAGCCTTCCGGGTCATATCCCCTTCCCCTACTACTGGAGTATAGCCATAGGTTCCATCCTTTTGCTGGTTGGATTCTGCGTTTTGGATAGCGCCATCAAAACGCTAACCCTTAGGCGGGCTTCGGGAAAAGATATCTTTAAGCAAAAATCGGAAAGCAAACTGGTAACAACCGGCATCTACGCGCACGTACGCAATCCGGTGTACCTAGGAAACACACTGATGCTTTGGGGCTGGTTCTTCGTTCTTCAGTTCACCGTTGTTCTTTTTCTGACGATCCTATTTATGATCCACTTCTGCCTTGTGGCCAAGTGGGAGGAACGGGAGCTCACCGAACGATTCGGTGACGACTACCTGCAGTACAAGAAGAGGGTACCATTCATCATTCCTTCTCTTAAAAAGCGATAG
- a CDS encoding alpha/beta hydrolase, whose amino-acid sequence MSYSIQPLELTPDYEGRVVATIISKRTSQPSKRAVLYVHGFVDYFFQDHLADRFTDAGYSFYALELRKYGRSLLAHQHPNYCRDVREYFEEIDLAIERISEDGNTQLLLMGHSTGGLITSLYASTGRHAEKVSALLLNSPFLEFNVGRCTRLASLVVSTICKPFPYANICGVLSPLYAQSVHSSHKGEWDFDLAWKPIEGFPSYYRWILAIRNGHQAVKHGLNIKCPILLMHSARSFIPKTWSDDIQRADVVLNIEHMKRYGRQLGRSITFHEVPDGMHDLTLSRRDVREGVLDKMVAWADEVMG is encoded by the coding sequence ATGAGCTACTCAATTCAACCGCTAGAGCTAACGCCCGACTACGAAGGTAGGGTCGTGGCAACCATCATCTCGAAGAGGACCAGCCAGCCCTCGAAGCGCGCCGTGCTGTACGTCCACGGCTTCGTCGACTACTTCTTCCAGGACCACCTGGCCGACCGGTTTACCGATGCGGGCTACAGCTTCTACGCGCTAGAGCTGAGGAAGTACGGGCGCTCGCTGCTCGCCCACCAGCACCCCAACTACTGCCGGGATGTCCGCGAATACTTCGAGGAGATCGACCTGGCAATCGAGAGGATATCCGAGGATGGCAACACGCAGCTGCTGCTGATGGGGCACTCCACGGGCGGGCTCATCACCTCGCTCTACGCCTCGACGGGGAGGCATGCCGAAAAGGTGAGCGCGCTGCTGCTCAACAGCCCGTTCCTCGAGTTCAACGTGGGCCGCTGCACCCGGCTGGCGTCGCTGGTGGTATCCACCATCTGCAAGCCATTCCCCTACGCCAACATCTGCGGGGTGCTCTCGCCCCTCTACGCGCAGAGCGTCCATAGTAGCCACAAGGGCGAGTGGGATTTCGACCTCGCCTGGAAGCCCATCGAGGGATTCCCCTCGTACTACCGCTGGATCTTGGCCATTCGCAACGGGCATCAGGCGGTTAAGCATGGGCTTAACATCAAATGCCCCATCCTGCTGATGCACTCCGCCCGGTCGTTCATCCCCAAAACCTGGTCGGACGACATCCAACGGGCCGACGTGGTGCTCAACATCGAGCACATGAAGCGCTACGGCAGGCAGCTGGGCCGCAGCATCACCTTCCACGAGGTGCCCGACGGGATGCACGACCTGACGCTATCGCGAAGGGATGTCCGCGAAGGCGTACTCGACAAGATGGTTGCATGGGCCGATGAGGTAATGGGGTAA
- a CDS encoding DUF3822 family protein — protein MVKQELLDQKLALDQTEQYKLSIQVSVNGFSFCCLDDRTKRFVALKDYSIANLSGTFDELCFSIERIVKEDELLKRPFKEVKCMLVSQMFTLIPAEFFIKEKSFEYLKALIPFSSNEVEVHHAQVKNSSIISVYALPKSITSAIKEMHPTATFYNQSVPQISKQLAEKTTSQHQLSMFIHENLACFSLMDNGSLKIYTTYAIESSSDLVYYALLLLKEHEIQPNDVEVYLSGTVEKQSSRFAELSQYLPNLALDLVPKGYEYSYLFKYRAEHQFANLFKLVECE, from the coding sequence ATGGTAAAACAAGAACTTCTTGATCAAAAACTTGCTCTCGATCAAACCGAGCAGTACAAGTTATCCATTCAAGTTAGCGTGAATGGATTTTCTTTTTGCTGTTTGGATGACAGAACAAAGCGATTCGTAGCCCTAAAAGACTACTCCATAGCCAACTTATCGGGAACGTTTGATGAGCTATGCTTTAGCATCGAGCGTATCGTAAAGGAAGACGAGCTGCTTAAACGCCCTTTCAAGGAGGTAAAATGCATGCTCGTTAGCCAAATGTTTACGCTTATTCCCGCTGAATTCTTCATAAAGGAGAAGTCGTTTGAATACCTAAAGGCATTAATCCCATTCTCATCGAATGAGGTAGAGGTTCACCACGCACAAGTAAAGAATAGTAGCATCATATCGGTTTACGCACTCCCCAAAAGCATAACATCGGCAATAAAGGAAATGCATCCAACAGCAACGTTCTACAACCAAAGCGTGCCTCAAATCAGCAAGCAGCTGGCAGAAAAAACTACCAGTCAGCATCAGCTGTCGATGTTCATTCACGAGAACTTGGCATGCTTTAGCCTGATGGACAATGGGAGCCTGAAGATATATACCACCTACGCCATCGAAAGTTCCAGCGATTTGGTATACTACGCACTTCTACTCCTAAAGGAGCACGAAATACAGCCCAACGACGTTGAAGTCTACCTAAGCGGCACCGTAGAAAAGCAGAGTTCTCGATTTGCAGAGCTAAGCCAATACCTGCCCAATCTTGCTCTCGATTTGGTTCCCAAAGGGTACGAATATTCCTACCTGTTTAAGTACAGAGCAGAGCACCAGTTTGCCAATCTTTTTAAGCTAGTTGAATGCGAATAG
- a CDS encoding ATP-binding domain-containing protein yields MLKNYVEELVLKEFVFEPTAGQRSVIDSLAAIVTDERPFYILKIHGFAGTGKTSLVAAFVKVLLGMQQKVELLGPTGRAAKVLSSYSGELALTIHKKIYRQKTADDFISKFSLDRNMASDTVFIVDEASMIADSSREANTFGSGNLLEDLITYVKAGRSCKLILLGDSAQLPPVGREDSPALDRRTLGYYADVEEVWLREVVRQDQASGILENATSIRSMIESNEVVQPKFCLDGFADIERISGGDLIEKLSDTYDAVGIEDTIVVCRSNKLANRYNQGIRSRILYREEELVRGDLLMVVKNNYFWTEGFKELEFIANGDIVEVVRIRRYHERYDFRFAEVTVRLVDYGDLEVDCYIMLDTLTSDSASLSYDQSRTFFQKVSEDYLHIGSKQKRYKEMRRDRFFNALQVKYANAVTCHKAQGGQWKTVFVDQGYFVDDMVSKEYLRWLYTALTRATEKVYLVNFPDKFFE; encoded by the coding sequence ATGCTGAAAAATTATGTGGAAGAGCTGGTGCTGAAAGAATTTGTATTCGAACCTACCGCAGGGCAGCGTTCGGTTATTGATTCGTTAGCCGCTATTGTTACCGACGAGCGACCCTTCTATATCCTCAAGATACATGGTTTTGCCGGTACGGGTAAAACATCGCTAGTTGCCGCGTTTGTTAAGGTGCTGCTGGGCATGCAGCAGAAGGTGGAGCTGCTGGGACCGACGGGCAGGGCCGCAAAGGTGCTCTCGTCCTACTCGGGCGAGCTGGCCCTTACCATCCATAAGAAGATATACCGGCAGAAGACGGCGGATGACTTTATTTCGAAGTTCTCCCTCGATAGAAACATGGCGAGCGACACCGTTTTTATTGTTGATGAGGCTTCGATGATTGCCGATTCGAGCCGAGAGGCTAACACGTTTGGCAGCGGAAACCTGCTTGAGGATTTGATCACCTACGTAAAGGCAGGACGTAGCTGCAAGCTCATCCTGCTTGGCGATAGCGCCCAGCTGCCTCCTGTTGGGCGGGAGGATAGCCCAGCGCTCGACCGTAGAACGCTCGGCTACTACGCCGATGTGGAGGAGGTGTGGCTCCGCGAGGTGGTTCGCCAGGATCAGGCGTCGGGGATTCTGGAGAATGCAACGTCCATCCGGTCGATGATAGAATCCAACGAGGTTGTTCAGCCGAAGTTTTGCCTGGATGGGTTTGCCGACATCGAGCGCATCTCGGGCGGCGACCTCATCGAAAAGCTGTCGGACACCTACGATGCGGTTGGCATTGAGGATACCATTGTGGTGTGCCGCTCCAACAAGCTGGCCAACCGCTACAACCAGGGCATCCGCAGCCGTATCCTGTACCGCGAGGAGGAACTGGTGCGCGGCGACCTGCTGATGGTGGTCAAGAACAACTACTTCTGGACAGAGGGCTTTAAGGAACTGGAGTTTATTGCCAATGGCGACATCGTGGAGGTGGTGCGCATCCGGCGCTACCACGAGCGCTACGACTTCCGCTTTGCCGAGGTGACAGTGCGGCTGGTGGACTACGGCGATCTGGAGGTGGACTGCTACATCATGCTCGATACGCTAACTTCCGATTCGGCCTCGCTGAGCTACGACCAGAGCCGGACGTTCTTCCAAAAGGTGTCGGAGGACTACCTGCACATCGGGTCGAAGCAGAAGCGCTACAAGGAGATGCGCCGCGACCGGTTCTTCAACGCCCTGCAGGTGAAGTACGCCAACGCGGTGACCTGCCACAAGGCGCAGGGCGGGCAGTGGAAGACGGTGTTCGTCGATCAGGGGTACTTCGTGGACGACATGGTGTCGAAGGAGTACCTGCGCTGGCTCTACACCGCCCTTACCCGCGCCACCGAAAAGGTGTACCTGGTTAACTTTCCCGATAAGTTCTTCGAGTAG
- a CDS encoding RsmD family RNA methyltransferase, whose product MRIVSGKYRGRHIVPPKNFKARPTTDFAKESLFNIISNNYNFENISALDLFSGTGGISYELASRGCPDVVSVELNPVHHGFIKKTIEELGFKEQIRAIKQNAFVFLKGCNQKFDLIFADPPYDMEGIEQLHDIIFEKNMLTDEGWFILEHSKDREFSDKPFFIERRNYGSVNFSIFGKE is encoded by the coding sequence ATGCGAATAGTAAGCGGAAAGTATAGGGGAAGACATATTGTCCCACCTAAGAATTTTAAGGCACGACCAACCACGGATTTTGCCAAAGAGAGTTTGTTCAACATCATTTCGAATAACTACAACTTCGAGAATATTTCAGCACTCGACCTCTTCTCGGGAACAGGAGGCATCAGCTACGAGCTAGCCTCGCGCGGATGTCCCGATGTAGTATCGGTTGAGCTAAACCCGGTTCATCATGGGTTCATTAAAAAGACTATTGAAGAACTTGGTTTTAAAGAACAAATTCGCGCCATAAAGCAGAACGCATTTGTCTTTCTGAAAGGCTGCAACCAAAAGTTTGACCTGATATTTGCCGATCCTCCCTACGACATGGAGGGCATTGAGCAGCTACACGACATTATTTTTGAAAAAAATATGCTTACTGACGAAGGTTGGTTTATCCTAGAACACTCGAAAGATAGAGAGTTCAGCGACAAACCATTTTTCATCGAAAGGCGCAACTACGGAAGCGTAAACTTTAGCATTTTCGGCAAAGAGTAG